A part of Heliangelus exortis chromosome 3, bHelExo1.hap1, whole genome shotgun sequence genomic DNA contains:
- the OLIG3 gene encoding oligodendrocyte transcription factor 3: MNSDSSSVSSRASSPDMDEMYLRDHHHHHHHHHHQDSRLNSVSSTQNDLVQKMSGEGLSRNGSKAGGEGSKYKIKKQLSEQDLQQLRLKINGRERKRMHDLNLAMDGLREVMPYAHGPSVRKLSKIATLLLARNYILMLTSSLEEMKRLVGEIYGGHHSAFHCGTVGHSAGHSPHAAGTVHQVHPILGSALSSANTSSSLSASLPAIGTIRPPHSLLKTPSTPPALQLGSGFQHWAGLPCPCTICQMPPPPHLSALTASNMARISGETKDLLK, encoded by the coding sequence ATGAATTCTGACTCCAGCTCTGTCTCCAGCAGAGCTTCCTCGCCAGACATGGATGAGATGTACCTGAGagaccaccaccaccatcaccaccatcaccaccaccaggacAGCCGGCTCAACTCCGTCTCCTCCACTCAGAACGACCTAGTGCAGAAGATGTCCGGGGAAGGCCTCTCCAGGAACGGCTCGAAGGCCGGAGGGGAAGGCAGCAAATACAAAATCAAGAAGCAGCTCTCGGAGCAGGATCTGCAGCAGCTGCGGCTGAAGATCAACGGCCGGGAGCGAAAGAGGATGCACGACCTCAACCTCGCCATGGACGGGCTGCGGGAGGTGATGCCCTACGCCCACGGACCTTCCGTGAGAAAACTCTCCAAAATCGCCACCCTCCTGCTAGCCAGAAACTATATCCTGATGCTCACCAGCTCCCTGGAGGAGATGAAGAGGCTGGTGGGGGAAATCTACGGGGGGCACCACTCGGCCTTTCACTGCGGCACGGTGGGACACTCCGCCGGGCACTCGCCCCACGCCGCCGGCACCGTGCACCAGGTGCACCCCATCCTCGGCAGTGCCTTGTCCTCCGccaacacctcctcctccctctccgCCTCCCTGCCGGCCATCGGCACCATCCGGCCCCCCCACTCCCTGCTCAAGACCCCCTCGACCCCCCCCGCCCTGCAGCTCGGCAGCGGCTTTCAGCACTGGGCGGGCTTGCCGTGCCCCTGCACCATCTGCCAGATGCCCCCCCCGCCCCACCTCTCGGCCCTCACCGCCTCCAACATGGCCAGGATCTCGGGGGAGACCAAGGACCTGCTCAAGTGA